In Aythya fuligula isolate bAytFul2 chromosome 25, bAytFul2.pri, whole genome shotgun sequence, the DNA window TGTGTCCACTGAGTCAAAGCACGTTCTGGCCCTATGCTATGTTATTCCCAGGAGCTGTTGTAGCTCAgatattctgttttcttgagCCCCATGGTTGttgcttcctctgctgctggccaggtggTGGCTCTAAGCAAccaggaaaggctgagaaatgaGGTGAAGGAGAGCAGGTGGCAAAGTTCTCACCTTGCCTCTGGGGGAAGAGCTGGTGAGTCTTGGGACAAATTGCAAATGGCAGTGATCCAGTGCTTGCTAATGATGTAAATGTAGTGTGGGAGATTGGCAGAAGGCTGTCTTACGAAATGCTTGGTAATAACTAAAAAAGTGAGGGCTTTTTGTTGCAAAGGTTGCATCATGTGCCTTTGGGGACTGGCCTGCTTTCCTTATTCCAGCCCTGCTTAGTTGAAAACTAGAGATTTAACTCCATGGACAGGGTTCTTTGCATGCAGTGTGCCCCTCTGCACTGCCTGAGAAAACATCTACTGTGcgtgcagcagctctgaagcTGCCATGTGTGTACACCAGGGATTTCTGGAGCTTCATAACAATGCTGCCCTCAGTGAAAGCAGCATGACTGCTGTAtgtgtgcagcagctctgtttaGGAAGTGAAAATACTGTCAAAGCTTCCCACCGAGAAGCAAGGCAGCAGAAACATGCCTAGGAATGTAAATGTCTTTAAATCTCTGCCCCAGTTAGACATAAACATGGAGGTTAACATGTCCTGGGGAGAACTTGTTTCAGCTGTCCACTCTGCTCCAAGTTCTTTGTTCCTTCACAGTCTGGTGACTATTCCTCATAACTCTTCAAGCTGTTATTGCCCCAGAACCATCTTGACTCGTGTTGCCCCCACCAGTTATGTTTTTCCTAAGGTTctgtatttcttcccttttaccCTTGTTTCTCTCAACTTAGGTAGATCAAGAAGTCttaagaaatctgtattttgaataataaattctgatttttttgttctgatgCAGTCATGGAAATACTTTGGAGCATGGGACTGCAACTTACAGTGGTAGCCAGTCAGTCTAAATTGGTTCAAATAATAAGTGTATATAAATCTTGAATTCTACACAGCTTTAAGTCTCATGTACTTATTTTCAacttaaaaagaatatatatgcACAGGCAACTTCATCTGTAGTTAATAAAGCTCTTGGCTTTCCACctgattttaattaaagtatGGAGTGCTGCATTATGGTATAGCTCAAGAATGGTTTGAGCTAAACCAGAGACAAAGCTGTGCTGAGTGCCTTTAGCTTTGTGGTAGGACAGAGCTTTAGCCTGCTAGATATAAGTGCATATTTCTGATAGCAAGTGGAGGTCACAACTCTGAATTGTTCTCCAGATAGctgggaaagggagggaggttGGTCACAGGGTGGAGGTTGTTCTGTGTTCATTAATGTGCTTTCTTTATAGCAGCCTTTCATGCTAGAGTTTACGTTTGCTCTAGTAATATTTGAATAACTGAATATCTGTACAGGAACAGCTGTTCCATTTGAACATTCTCTTCTACCCTTGGCAGAAAGTCCAGGTAAAGGAAATAAGGAGATAGGCAAGCAGTATAGGCTCTGACTGCCTGtgactgcagaaagcagcttctGGAGGACTTggaaaatacagaggaaaagcagtatttcaggTGTTCATCTGTGGAGTGGGCCTTGAAGTGAGTCTTAAACTACAGTTGTTTAAGACAATTTACAATTGTTCTGGCATGTCAGAAATGTAAACTTTTAGTGAAAAGAGGGCAGTTTCCAAAGCAGTAATCTCATTTTCCTTGGGTATTCAACACTTACACTGTACTATGTATTTGGTATCACCTCCTGATAGAAAACAAGCTGCTTTTTATCTACCTATGTAGGCTAAGGTATTTTAGTCTGGATACCTTCAGAAGTAGGTatccagattttaaaaataccctGGTATCCAGGTGTTTGAAAAACCTGATCTACATAGAAAgttaactttgaaaaatatctctCTCTTCTCAGATGAAGTTAGGAATGGGACATACAGGCAACTCTTTCATCCTGAACAACTGATATCTGGTAAAGAAGATGCTGCAAATAACTACGCTCGAGGTCATTACACTGTTGGGAAAGAGATAATTGACCTAGTCCTGGAACGTATCAGGAAACTGGTAAGACATTTCACTGAAGGCTCATAAACAAGTTTCTTTATCTTGTTTTACAGCATTTGGAAATTAGGTTTTGGAAACTGTCAAAATACATAGGCCTGTAAGCTGTGCTTTAATTTGTTCCATGGTAGGAGAAGCTGTGGACTTACAATGCATCCATTTTTATCCTTAGAGGATGTTTGGATTACTTCTGTCAGATAGGGCTTCAGAATGACCTAAAATGTTGATGAGATCACCACAGTTCTTTTTAGCTTCATGTTAACTTCAGAAAGCCAGGACAGAGATGATTCTGATTTGCATAGTTTCTGCTGGAAAAGGTTTGGTCTCTGGCTGGGGCTCTTGCAAGGAAGCTCAAGTAGGTGTGTTTGCTTATGTGGTTTAGacttttgtttgcatttcctCCTGTTAAAATTTCTGATTCAATTTTATGGTAACAGCAGTAGAAAAGGGAATAAATCCCAGGAGGTTGTGGTGGTTCAGGCTTCCTAGTACTTTGATCATGTGGCAGATCATGAAGCCATCAGCTTGGGTTAGAGTTCCCTTTTTAGGGCCGTTAGTATGTACTTTGCCAAATCTGTGTCATAAAGGCAAGGTGTtctcactgtttaaaaaaaatccgGACTTTACCTCTGGTGCTTTAATATGGAATGCTAAATGAGTTAGTAGAAAACACACCTTCTGTGGATCAAAGCTGATATTATCAACACTTGGCTGCCACAGGCTCTAAAGCTAAAACTGTAGCAGGCTGTACTTTGACCTGAGAAATATGGTTATAACTTCCTCTTACAAGCTGGTTTAATTCCCTACCAGTCCTGGGAATTAAGGTAAGCATCATGTGGCACTCTCTTTCTCTGGATGAGGCAGTCTAGCTGCTTCATCTGGGAAGACTAAACTGGAATGGCAGCATAATACTTCTTGACAGCTCATCTCCCTGAACTGAGCTGCATGCTTGCAGCTTGTGTGGAGCTATAGCAGTAGTCCTAAGATGGGGTATCCTATGCTTTATGCAGTAGAGAATATCAAATCAGCATAAGGGGTAGGTGATCCATACCTCTTTGAATGTTGCTTTAATTCTCATGCCTTGGCATGAGAATGGGGGTAGAGAAAGCCTTGAGGTAGTCATTTGAAGTGGAAGGGCTGCCTTCCAGGATTTAGGTGGTTTAAAACAGCTAAGAATACAAGTTTGAAAAGCTTTTCTATGGGATAATTCCTTGATTAATGATGGATGAATTAAATATCAGCTTCCTGAAGCTTGATCAGCTTCAGATACGTGTCAGAATTGTTCTTTCATGACTTTTTGAAGTAGGCTTGTTTTGGAATTCTTAATGTGTACGATTGCTCTAAcatatgtattttctctttcagtctgATCAATGCACTGGCTTGCAGGGATTCCTGATTTTCCACAGTTTTGGGGGAGGCACTGGCTCAGGTTTTACTTCCCTGTTGATGGAACGCCTATCAGTTGACTatgggaaaaaatcaaaattggAATTTGCCATCTACCCTGCGCCACAGGTCTCAACAGCTGTTGTTGAGCCGTACAACTCCATCCTGACTACCCACACCACCCTGGAGCATTCCGACTGTGCCTTTATGGTTGACAATGAGGCCATCTATGACATTTGCCGTAGGAATCTGGACATTGAACGCCCGACCTACACCAATCTCAATCGCCTCATTGGTCAGATAGTGTCTTCCATTACCGCTTCCCTCAGATTTGATGGTGCCTTAAACGTGGATCTTACTGAATTTCAAACTAACTTGGTGCCTTACCCTCGCATCCACTTCCCGTTGGTAACGTACTCCCCAATTATTTCAGCAGAGAAAGCCTATCACGAGCAACTCTCTGTGTCCGAGATCACCAACGCGTGCTTTGAGCCATCCAATCAGATGGTGAAGTGTGACCCTCGCCATGGCAAGTACATGGCCTGCTGTATGCTGTACCGTGGGGATGTTGTCCCCAAGGATGTCAATGCTGCTATTGCTGCTATCAAAACCAAGCGCACAATCCAGTTCGTGGACTGGTGCCCTACTGGTTTTAAGGCAAGTCTCAGTTGCATCATCAATCTCTTGGACTTCTTGCTCACAGTAATGGGACTCCAAAgtatattttcttgttaaaatgtTCTGTAGGTACCTgacttgtattttaataaatggaGGCTTATGTTCTTGTACAGAGCTGCTTTCTATAGTCACTGTCACATCCTAGGAGGCAACTCAtggtttcttctgctttttcctgtagGTTGGCATCAACTACCAGCCACCAACAGTGGTTCCTGGTGGTGACCTAGCCAAAGTCCAGCGGGCGGTGTGCATGCTGAGCAACACTACAGCCATTGCTGAGGCATGGGCTCGTCTAGACCACAAGTTTGATCTGATGTATGCCAAACGTGCCTTTGTTCACTGGTATGTTGGAGAAGGGATGGAGGAAGGGGAATTTTCAGAGGCTCGGGAAGATTTGGCTGCACTTGAAAAAGATTACGAAGAAGTGGGCACAGACTCGATGGATGGAGAAGATGAAGGTGAAGAATATTAAACACAACAGAAGTGAATTGCAAGTCTCTGCCACTTACTGCCTTTTTAGTAGCAGTGTAAATCATGTCTAATGATTGGAATAAACTTCTTTAAGACATGCAGTAGTGTCCAAACACTATGTACCTTCATTAACCATATGCAAATAGTCTGTCTGAGATAAAATTGCTTTCTGAGAAAGGTGAATAAAGTAATCATTCTAGAGTTAGCAATGCCTTAAGGAAAATAACTCCTATTTAAAGAGCTAATAGTACATATTTGCCCCCAGAATCCAAGACTAGAACATGCTCAAGCTTTTGGTGGAAGATTTGAGTTagctactcttttttttttttttttccaaggttcTAAAGCTGCTGTCACAATACAAGGTAACAGGAACTAACCTTGTATTACTTAGCCTTGAGAAAAGGTACAACACTTCTAAAGACAAAGGCTACTTAATTTTTTCTCCTATACATCGATTTGGCATGCATGGTATGAGATACAGTATGCTAAAGGGGGAAGAGATGCCCTTTTGGGAGTGCAGTAGCATGAGAAACCTGTCACTTGTGTCAGGACCTGTGGTGATTACCCTGGTGCTGCTTTGTCCTCCCACAATGATGCAGTCCCTGCCTGTTGGCTCGCTGTGGAGCGAGCCTTGTGGCTGAAGCTCAGTTCAGAGCAAAAATCTGAGCTAGCTGCCTGGGATTAAACACTAGTTTCCCCTGAAAGTGATTCAGAAATTAATTCATTGGTTCATCTTATATGGAAAGCAGAAGAATGAATGGTAATTCACATATCTGGTGTAACATAGGAGGATTTGGCTAATCAGGTTATCAGATGTGGACAGCTGTGAAACCTTCAGCATAATCTGGGTGGGGGATTGGAACACTAGTGATCCACAAGCCAAATGACCCATTTCCATTTCTGCCTTAGCTGGATGATTCTGAAAAATTTCTCCCACCGAAGTATCAAAGGTGGAATAGTCAAATGTTATGCTTGATTATCACTGTTGTATGATACCAAAGTCTGACCCCAGGAGACTGGCATTTGAGATGAATTCCTCCCAGTCCTGTTTCAACCTTATTTGTATTCCTTCTGATTTAATTGTTGAACATGATTCAGGCCAAGCCTCGAAGCCTGTCTTAGTTGATTAAGGTGAGCATACCTGCTTAGCAGGAGTCTTAACTGTGCTCAGAAAAATGCCTTAACTTCCGTCTGTATGGGAAACCTACAGTACTTAGATAATGTTGCAGTATTTGGCACAAACTCACAGAATGGGGATCTTTCCCTGACCTTAGTTTTAGCTGTGACTTGGGTGTGCTTGCTGTAATTATGGGGGTATCACTTTTAGTTTAGACCACTGAAGTCCTAGCAGAATAGCCTGGTCTGCAAGGGCTGCTCACTTGCTCAGACAGCCTAAGTTGTTGTGAATAACCACGTTGCATGTGTTCTTGCAGCCATTGGGTTAAATCAATTCATCTGATGTGAAATTCATCTTATTTAGGGGTGTGTGGAAGTTAGTTTTATATAGATGGGGACAACCTCAGGCTTTATAGTCTATTTTATAATCTAGATCAACTGCTCAGACTGTCTTGTCAGCCAcgatcttttaaaaatgtataaatcaCATCTCTGGTCATTCAGCGTAGCTGATCATGTCTCAGGTTTCAGTGagtttctcatttgtttttgcttgttttggttcTAGGGTAGACGTGGACCAACTGTAGAATGCTTCAAGTCTTCTTGACTAACTTATTTTCCTGCTTATGAGCTGATTAAGTAAATGTGCTAGGCATAGCCCAAGAGGCAGTCACATTCATTGCAAGTCAGATTGACTTCATTTCCTTGCATGTATGCAGACTTTTAATGTGATGGAAATACCACAAGCGTAGTGTGTAGGGAGACTGCTTCATGCCTCACAGATGTCTAGGTCTTTGCTGTGGAATCTCATACTAAAGTAGATCACGAGTACCATGGAGTTCCTATTGCCAGCACCACGGCTGCCTTTAAAACTTGTGTTACCAGCATGTGTAGGAGCGGATTTCTAAACAGGGCTTTAGTGTATAGTTTTTAGCAATctggtttttttgggggggggatttttcttttcattatgtGGGGCCTGCACGCTGtttcctgctgtttgtttttttgtggtctATTACACATACGGGTTACCCTgtaggatgctgctgctgctgggaattGGCCCCCAGTGTCAAAATGTCCTTTGTACAATGCACCTGTACAAAGATGAGTTTGTGCAGGACAGCACTTAGCATTCTTGTAACAGGATTCTGCATACCAAAAGCTGAGTTCTTTGAAAACCCTGGACTATGGAATCTCACTCAGTGCAGTCATTAGATTCGAGATGCATTATGCTTTCAATTTTCCAAGACAGGTAATGCAGCTTTGAGAAAATAGCAAGCTGAAAAGCTGCCAGGGGTAGGTTTAACAAGAGATGCTTGTCACCTGTTAAACGTTGGACTCATGCTGAAAATGCACAGAGTCACATCCTCCATCATactccatttttctttgtacCAGCATTAGGAAACCTGCTGTTTCATTAGCTAGTGAGCAGTTAACTCGCAGCGTAGGCATATGCATAGTGAGCTAAGATAAGATAGTGTTTTTCTCAGATAGGAAGCCAAGGTAGTTACAGCAGGAAAATCCTGCTAAAACTGATCTTGCTTCAGCTAGCTGCTGAAATCCTTAAACATGCTCTAATTGCTAGCTGTACGGTAGAATTAATGAATGGGTGGttcatttgtttcctgaaaGTGTAGAGGAGATCCTGTACTGAATTAAAATCTGAGTAAGACCGAGTACCTGAAACTTCCAGAAGCTAAGATTTTCAAAGTGACAGGGAAGTGACAACCTTTCTTTAAATCTGAACTTCTCATGCGTGTCTTCATCCCCAttcttctgctttgaaaatagtTCTGTGCCTGTTTGCACAGGCAGAAGTGCAGGCATTACCTCCTGGTAGCTAAATATATCTCTACCTGCGGTGACACAGCTTTCTTCCATTATTGAGATTGGCAATTAATAGCTATCACCTGATATAGAATAACTTTATGACTCATtaagtggaggaggaggaggaaatgagcTGGAACCCATGGTGGATTGCCATGTAGTTCACTAAATTGCTGGTTGTATCTGTAAGATGTGCTCTGAGATGGTTCTGGTGCCATTCCAATGGAATGCAGTGCAACAGAATCTGACTTCCACCCACTCTGTCCTCTGAATAAGCAATATGAATAGTTTTTAATGTGctagttatatatataatatagaaaTTACATGTGTTTATAATTCCTATAGTAAGTATGCCACTGTTACTGTACGAAATTCTTTCTACATTTTAACTCTCTGGCCAGTATAGGTAATAAGGATACAAGTGCACGTGCTTGGCACCCTTTCCTACAGagcagatttttcttcaaatcatGTTAGGAAGTGCTTTTGTACTTCAGATACCTTGAGACCACTTGGATAACATCTACCCTATAAGACTGTTGCTGAATAGAATCAACTTTTTAGGAAAGCGGAGCTCTTCGGAGTTTTAGTTGGTAAGTGAGCACTGTCTGAAAAAAGTGGTGGTAGTGGTATCAAGGATTTTCTGGCTTTGCTTTGTGTCTTTCTTGCTCTGTAGTAGTCATACAGAGTCATACATTAATATCTCACTGGCAGTTTAGTCATGGAAACTTACAAAAAAGCTGGAACAGCAAAGTCAATTCATTATTTTGCTAATGCACTGCTGTAAACGTAGATGAAGTTTTTGATTATATTATCCCAAGCCTGCAGCCTTCAGTCTTGTTAGGCCTTCTGCTGACATGCTGCTTACCAAATCCTGCAGGACAAGCAAGGAGGATGTCAttctgtgctcagctctgcagttcTCAGCCAAATCTGCTTGTGTGTAGCAGCAGACAGGTCTCCACGTCTGATACGCAGTGCTGCTGatgtgctgccctgtgccatTCTCTTCTAACTTcttaaaagcctttttctgCCAAATCAAACTGTCTGCCTTTGTACAAGGTCAAGTTTTCCTGTAGGAGATGCTTCACAGAGACAAAACTTCAGCTGTTGATTATAATACAGAGCTATTTTCATGTACCAGGGCAGCTTTTCACAGAAGTACTGCAACATAAGATCCAAGTTACTTTTCAGGCGGTGTCTTTGTGCTGTTGAGTTCATATTTCTTTTGCAAGTCTTAAaagtttgggaagaaaaatcaggTGATTAAACAGATGCCACGTCTTATGTAGGCAGTGTGCATTACCAGAGGCTGGGAAAGTACAGAGGAAGTGTAATTGAGGCTCCTGTCAGGACTAAGGAACTGGATTAGGTGACTCCTGATCTCACAGATTCTTACATCGTGTTTATACTCACTCAAAAGAGAAGATGGTTTATGTTTGAACTCAGAAGTTCAAACTGGGCTTATAAGTGAATAGACTTATAGACTGGGCTTATAAGTGAATTTGGCAGTAAAGAGCTGAACAATTTTTCATCCTATTGCAGGACGTAGGAGTGCTGTaggaattttctgtgttttctgtgtattgGCAAAGCGATGATGATTGATCCCTTCTCTGTATCAGTCTGAAATAGAAGGAGCAACTTCCAGGCTGTGTGAAGACTTTGATCTACAGATTTCTTCTAAAAGTTGGGCAAGGGGTTTAGAGGCTCGTAGTTTCAACTCTTAACGAAGAGAAGGAACGAGCGTGATGAGGTGGAAGAAATTAGAGTGCTCTGGAGGTAATGGAGGTGCTGGCTGACAAGGGCCTGGGAACTACCAGGAGACTAAAAGGGTGGAAGGGTGAGAGTCATACGAAGAGCAGAGCCTTTTGTGGAGCTTTGCAGTGAGCTGAGTCTGTTAAACCCCAGGCTCTTCATCTTCCTGATGCCAAGTCCATACCCACTGGCTTTGTGTGTTGAGTCAGCTGTGGTACCTTCACAGTTCCTCTGCAGCATTGTTTTACTTTCCTTGATCTGTCAAGAGCTTGGAGTACTTGGGCATAAAAAGCTGAATTCCTCTTTTCAAACGCTCTCTAGAAAACATCTGTAAACACTAAGTGATGATCTAGAAAACATTCTAGAAATACTtgggaaaatgttcttttataatatttcctaattttctaatatttaaagCAGTAGAAATATGTAGGAAAACTTCAAAGCCATAAAGGAATTACTCAAAGAAAGTGCATCTTCTTAAAGCAAAGGTAAGCACCTAACCCACTACGTGAGCTCAGCTCTATTTTTAGGTCTGCCCCAGGCTTCCTACGTGATACCAGGAGGTGTGCTATGTTCTCAGTTTTGGTCCACTGTATGCCAGTTGCATGTTATGTTGTCTGTAAAATGGAGCCGTTGTTGAGgctgagggaagaaaagggTTTGAGTGTCTTTCTACATTTCAGAAAGTAGGAGGAGTTCTGATTTCAGGTgggaatatttaaatattcactttGTAAGAACAGGACTGGAGATCAGATGCTCATGGAGAAGTTAAAATAAGAACTTCAAGATAACTTTACAGGCTTGAGTTTTTGTGCATATGGATACAATCAGAGCACCAGAAAGTCTGTCCCAAATGTGTTGCATTAATACTGTTTCGGCATTTCTCCCACTTCAGCTCTTGGAAGTGATGGATGTTTAACTGCTATTACACTGCGCTGCGTGCCTGTTCGTGAGtgtgttttttctgtaaatattttagcacTGAAATGATGAGATGCTATTGCTGGTCTCTATGTGCATATTGCTCCTTGAGCATCCATCTGTGAGCTTTGCTAGTCAGGCAGTTCATCCAACAGTGATGAGTGGAGGAGATACTTGTGGCCAA includes these proteins:
- the LOC116498916 gene encoding tubulin alpha-8 chain, with translation MRECISVHVGQAGVQIGNACWELYCLEHGIQPNGTMPSDKTIGGGDDSFNTFFSETGAGKHVPRAVFVDLEPAVIDEVRNGTYRQLFHPEQLISGKEDAANNYARGHYTVGKEIIDLVLERIRKLSDQCTGLQGFLIFHSFGGGTGSGFTSLLMERLSVDYGKKSKLEFAIYPAPQVSTAVVEPYNSILTTHTTLEHSDCAFMVDNEAIYDICRRNLDIERPTYTNLNRLIGQIVSSITASLRFDGALNVDLTEFQTNLVPYPRIHFPLVTYSPIISAEKAYHEQLSVSEITNACFEPSNQMVKCDPRHGKYMACCMLYRGDVVPKDVNAAIAAIKTKRTIQFVDWCPTGFKVGINYQPPTVVPGGDLAKVQRAVCMLSNTTAIAEAWARLDHKFDLMYAKRAFVHWYVGEGMEEGEFSEAREDLAALEKDYEEVGTDSMDGEDEGEEY